In Magnetococcales bacterium, a genomic segment contains:
- a CDS encoding 3'(2'),5'-bisphosphate nucleotidase CysQ: protein MNDNDQLLFAMIRAAREAGGRIMSHFRPGEDLTAHVEITQKGHDHPLTRADIEANEAILRILSAAAPDYGWLSEETDDSRERLAKKRVWIVDPLDGTKEFIRGVPEFAVSIALVEEGVPLLACLFNPAREELFTAIAGRGSRRNGQHIQTTRATRLAGAVCLASRSEMLRGDWASFKEEFALRTTGSIAYKLALLADGRADLTFTLTPKSEWDIAAGELLVREAHGQITDHEGRRFLFNQPRTRLPSVLATNGQLHPALLRRLAGVPLHPDRQQPNCDSLQHDRN from the coding sequence ATGAACGACAACGATCAACTTCTGTTTGCCATGATTCGGGCGGCCCGGGAGGCCGGAGGTCGGATCATGAGCCATTTTCGCCCCGGCGAGGATTTGACGGCGCATGTCGAAATCACCCAGAAAGGTCATGATCATCCACTGACCCGGGCCGACATCGAAGCCAACGAGGCGATTTTGCGAATTCTGTCCGCCGCCGCCCCCGATTATGGCTGGCTTTCCGAGGAAACGGACGATTCCCGGGAACGACTGGCGAAGAAGCGGGTCTGGATCGTGGATCCGCTCGATGGAACCAAGGAATTCATCCGCGGGGTACCCGAGTTTGCGGTGTCCATTGCCCTGGTCGAGGAGGGGGTTCCCTTGCTGGCCTGCCTGTTCAATCCGGCCAGGGAGGAACTGTTCACCGCCATTGCCGGGCGGGGAAGCCGCCGGAATGGACAGCATATCCAGACAACCCGTGCCACCCGTCTTGCCGGAGCGGTCTGCCTGGCCAGCCGGTCCGAGATGTTGCGCGGCGACTGGGCCTCCTTCAAGGAGGAATTTGCCCTGCGCACCACCGGTTCCATCGCCTACAAACTGGCCCTTCTGGCCGACGGACGCGCCGATCTGACCTTCACCCTGACGCCGAAGAGCGAATGGGACATCGCCGCGGGTGAACTCCTTGTCCGCGAAGCCCACGGACAGATCACCGATCACGAAGGGCGCCGCTTTCTTTTCAACCAGCCCCGGACCCGCCTTCCCTCGGTCCTGGCGACCAATGGGCAGCTGCATCCCGCCCTGTTGCGCCGCCTTGCCGGCGTGCCACTGCATCCGGACCGCCAACAGCCCAACTGCGATTCCCTCCAACACGACAGGAACTGA
- a CDS encoding PilZ domain-containing protein encodes MNDKNRENQERRHFSRVHFHHEIILFNQDRHSFKGAFSDISLRGMLFQGNLLPRMGDRVQGDLSLGDIHLQIQGKVVHSSPGRGAAIQFQDIELESFSHLRRLVSLNLGDSETIDKEFFSAL; translated from the coding sequence ATGAATGACAAGAACAGGGAGAACCAGGAAAGACGGCATTTTTCCCGGGTTCATTTCCACCATGAAATCATTCTGTTCAACCAGGATCGGCATTCGTTCAAGGGGGCCTTCAGCGACATCAGCCTTCGCGGCATGTTGTTTCAGGGAAACCTTCTGCCGCGGATGGGGGATCGGGTTCAGGGCGACCTGAGCCTTGGCGACATTCATTTACAGATCCAGGGCAAGGTGGTTCATTCCTCCCCGGGTCGGGGGGCGGCCATTCAGTTTCAAGACATCGAACTGGAAAGTTTTTCGCACCTGAGACGTCTTGTATCCCTGAATCTTGGGGATTCGGAAACCATCGACAAGGAATTTTTCAGCGCCCTATGA
- a CDS encoding class III cytochrome C family protein: MKRPLPIVLSVFLVVVLFSFLYPERMIAPGKLSSGHGHLADDCFSCHSPFSGLPSQKCLKCHQIESIGLMTTRGLPIERKGNRVRFHHQLAVQECMACHSDHEGVARYRTSGAFSHDALEPSLRLQCSSCHQRPDDALHRASSASCGTCHRNDHWQPATFEHTKWFELDRDHAVACDRCHKNNDIKQYSCYGCHEHSPEKIRREHLEEGIGDFERCVSCHRNANEEDAKKGRHEKNRRNEERRKTHGHDNDEDDD; encoded by the coding sequence ATGAAACGCCCTCTTCCGATTGTTCTTTCGGTCTTTTTGGTGGTGGTCCTGTTTTCCTTTCTCTACCCCGAACGAATGATCGCCCCGGGAAAACTTTCTTCCGGTCATGGCCATCTTGCGGACGATTGCTTTTCCTGTCATTCCCCTTTTTCCGGCCTGCCCAGCCAGAAATGCCTGAAATGTCACCAGATCGAATCCATCGGTCTGATGACGACACGCGGTTTGCCGATCGAGCGCAAAGGCAACAGGGTTCGTTTCCATCATCAACTGGCGGTACAGGAGTGCATGGCGTGTCACAGCGATCATGAGGGGGTGGCGCGGTATCGCACTTCAGGCGCATTTTCCCATGACGCCCTCGAACCATCCTTGCGGCTTCAGTGTTCCAGCTGCCATCAACGTCCCGACGACGCCTTGCATCGGGCCTCGTCGGCGTCCTGCGGTACCTGCCATCGCAACGATCATTGGCAACCGGCAACCTTCGAACACACAAAATGGTTCGAACTCGATCGGGATCATGCCGTTGCCTGCGATCGGTGTCATAAAAATAATGATATTAAGCAATATTCATGTTATGGTTGTCATGAACATTCCCCGGAAAAAATACGTCGGGAGCACCTGGAGGAGGGGATCGGGGATTTTGAACGTTGTGTTTCATGCCATCGCAACGCCAATGAAGAGGATGCCAAAAAAGGGCGCCACGAGAAAAACAGGCGAAATGAAGAACGCAGGAAAACACACGGACACGATAATGATGAAGATGATGATTGA
- a CDS encoding DNA repair exonuclease produces the protein MKFIHAADLHLDAPLRGLVRYEGAPHERIRRAGRDAFERLIASCLEHEVDFLLLAGDLLDGSGRDFNTVLYLAGQLRRLQDAGIEVFAVLGNHDAGHDLLTTNPFPDNVHLFSSDKAHSHLREAKGVAIHGQSHANRAEQRNLAAGYPPAVPGLFNIGLLHTALDGRAGQITYAPCSEHDLLTPGYQYWALGHIHQRELVRPRDPMILFSGTIQGRHIRESGVKGATLVTVDGERGEVTATRHLPLDLVRWHILTLDIGPIESFESLSHHLKERLERSIEPEVLNVVRLRLTGRSPWRGQLALRGLELEQELRIHTLNTGGDSLWLERVVDETSMMEQVSREHGTGVDTDAGLDPLDLMDRVVGELLRDEVALTALFEPFRPLGGLMRTTAFHGMASLPFQDPEWMRVMVRQAQTLAAERLRHPEGG, from the coding sequence ATGAAATTCATTCATGCCGCCGATCTTCATCTGGACGCGCCGCTGCGCGGACTGGTCCGTTACGAGGGGGCGCCCCATGAACGGATTCGCCGCGCGGGGCGTGATGCCTTCGAACGGCTGATCGCTTCATGCCTTGAACATGAAGTCGATTTTCTCCTTTTGGCCGGGGATCTCCTGGATGGGTCCGGTCGGGATTTCAATACTGTTTTGTACCTTGCCGGACAGTTGCGCCGCCTCCAGGATGCGGGCATCGAGGTTTTCGCCGTCCTGGGAAACCATGATGCCGGGCATGACCTCCTGACCACCAACCCATTTCCCGACAACGTCCATCTTTTTTCCTCGGACAAGGCCCATTCCCATCTCAGGGAGGCCAAAGGGGTGGCGATTCATGGGCAATCCCATGCAAACCGCGCCGAACAACGAAACCTTGCGGCAGGTTATCCGCCCGCGGTCCCCGGACTGTTCAACATCGGCCTGCTGCATACCGCCCTCGACGGTCGGGCCGGACAAATCACCTACGCGCCGTGCAGTGAACACGATCTGTTGACCCCCGGCTACCAGTATTGGGCCCTGGGACATATCCATCAACGCGAGTTGGTTCGCCCCAGGGACCCCATGATCCTTTTTTCAGGGACCATTCAGGGACGGCACATCCGCGAATCGGGCGTCAAGGGGGCGACCCTGGTGACGGTCGATGGGGAACGGGGGGAGGTGACCGCAACCCGCCATCTTCCCCTGGACCTGGTTCGATGGCACATCCTGACCTTGGACATCGGTCCCATCGAATCTTTCGAGTCCCTGTCACACCACCTCAAGGAACGATTGGAGCGATCGATCGAACCGGAAGTATTGAACGTCGTTCGGCTGCGTTTGACGGGTCGAAGCCCATGGCGGGGGCAATTGGCGCTCCGCGGGTTGGAACTGGAACAGGAACTGAGAATTCATACCCTCAACACCGGAGGCGATTCCCTGTGGCTTGAACGGGTGGTTGACGAAACCTCGATGATGGAACAGGTCTCGCGGGAACATGGGACCGGCGTGGATACGGATGCGGGGCTTGATCCGCTCGACCTGATGGACCGGGTCGTTGGCGAATTGCTCCGGGATGAGGTGGCGCTTACGGCCCTTTTCGAGCCATTCAGACCGCTTGGCGGACTGATGCGTACAACCGCCTTCCATGGCATGGCCTCCCTTCCCTTTCAGGATCCGGAATGGATGCGCGTCATGGTGCGACAGGCGCAAACCCTGGCCGCCGAACGGTTGCGTCATCCGGAGGGGGGGTGA
- a CDS encoding thiamine phosphate synthase, producing the protein MSCSNLFSAGIYPVLDAEWLQRHLREERWPVHARIRLAMDMEVAGIGVIQLRCKNGPEPCRRFIERWIPVLRGEMDRVRVIINDHPALVMEWGADGVHVGQEDVSVAECRALLGHERVIGLSTHNRSEIMDSQAMAIDYIGFGPIFSTDTKPDARPPMGLGGLAMAVAERVRPVVAIGGIQPEHLVDIAASGAAAAAMISGLWGGGGRFLIGQCMRAFALGREKGVTFGDDEGI; encoded by the coding sequence ATGAGTTGTTCCAACCTGTTTTCGGCGGGAATCTATCCTGTTCTTGATGCCGAATGGCTGCAACGGCACCTCAGGGAAGAACGTTGGCCGGTGCATGCGCGGATTCGACTGGCGATGGACATGGAGGTCGCCGGAATCGGGGTGATTCAGCTCAGATGCAAGAATGGGCCCGAGCCCTGTCGAAGATTCATTGAACGCTGGATTCCAGTCTTGCGGGGAGAAATGGACCGGGTTCGGGTGATCATCAACGATCATCCTGCCTTGGTGATGGAATGGGGTGCGGATGGCGTTCATGTCGGCCAGGAGGATGTTTCGGTCGCCGAATGCCGTGCGCTATTGGGCCATGAGCGTGTCATTGGTCTTTCGACCCATAATCGGAGCGAGATTATGGATTCACAGGCCATGGCGATCGACTACATTGGATTCGGCCCGATCTTTTCGACCGACACCAAACCGGATGCCCGTCCGCCAATGGGGTTGGGGGGCTTGGCGATGGCGGTGGCGGAGCGTGTCCGACCGGTTGTGGCCATCGGTGGCATTCAGCCCGAACATCTTGTTGATATTGCCGCAAGTGGCGCCGCCGCCGCCGCGATGATCAGTGGGTTGTGGGGGGGGGGGGGACGATTTCTGATTGGGCAGTGCATGCGAGCGTTTGCCCTCGGGAGAGAAAAGGGTGTCACGTTCGGGGATGATGAGGGGATTTGA
- a CDS encoding adenosine kinase translates to MKTYNVYGIGHALVDIECHVEETFLREVGLDKGTMTLVDAARQDHLHRRLAQHVIHRSSGGSSANTMVGLAQFGGRCFHSCKTAEDELGQFFLADMRTHGVDNRLGLDDRPLMEDSEADRSPVPAEQGVTGRCMVMITPDAERTMCTHLGISETFSVADLSEAHLRQAEYLYMEGYLVSAPVTRAAAVAAKGMARAHGVKTALTFSDVSMIDYFRSGMEEVVSGGLDLLFCNENEALRFADTDSLAVAMRRLEEVATLCCLTLGGRGAKVFGRGGILVDIPGIEVKAVDTNGAGDLFAGVFLYGITHGYSLDRAGLLASHAAARLVTQYGARLRAGQAALIKNSSGVTHE, encoded by the coding sequence ATGAAAACCTACAACGTCTATGGCATTGGTCATGCCCTGGTCGATATCGAATGTCATGTGGAGGAAACATTTCTGCGCGAGGTCGGCCTGGACAAGGGGACCATGACCCTGGTCGATGCCGCGCGGCAGGATCATTTGCATCGGCGTCTGGCGCAACATGTGATCCACCGCTCCTCGGGAGGGTCGTCGGCCAATACCATGGTCGGTCTGGCGCAGTTCGGCGGTCGGTGTTTCCACTCCTGCAAAACGGCCGAGGATGAATTGGGACAGTTTTTCTTGGCCGACATGCGTACCCATGGGGTGGACAATCGTTTGGGTTTGGATGATCGTCCTTTGATGGAAGATTCAGAGGCGGATCGTTCGCCGGTCCCTGCCGAACAGGGGGTGACGGGGCGGTGCATGGTCATGATCACTCCGGATGCGGAGCGGACCATGTGTACCCACCTGGGGATTTCCGAGACCTTTTCGGTTGCCGATCTGTCCGAGGCCCATTTACGCCAGGCGGAATATCTGTATATGGAGGGGTATCTGGTTTCCGCGCCGGTGACCCGGGCGGCGGCGGTCGCGGCCAAGGGGATGGCACGCGCCCATGGGGTCAAAACCGCCTTGACGTTTTCCGATGTGTCGATGATCGACTATTTTCGTTCCGGGATGGAGGAGGTCGTTTCGGGGGGGCTTGACCTGCTGTTTTGCAATGAGAACGAGGCGCTCCGTTTTGCCGACACCGATTCGTTGGCGGTTGCCATGAGGCGCCTTGAGGAGGTCGCGACGCTGTGTTGTCTGACGTTGGGTGGGCGGGGCGCCAAGGTGTTTGGCCGGGGGGGAATCCTGGTGGATATTCCGGGAATCGAGGTCAAGGCGGTGGATACCAATGGCGCCGGTGATCTGTTCGCCGGTGTTTTTCTGTATGGAATAACCCATGGATATTCCCTGGATCGGGCTGGACTTCTTGCCAGCCATGCCGCGGCGCGGTTGGTCACCCAGTATGGGGCGCGACTGCGTGCGGGGCAGGCGGCGCTCATCAAAAACTCTTCGGGGGTGACTCATGAATGA
- a CDS encoding cation:proton antiporter: MSEIAIFFSQAILVVGVPYLVWRIPGVRRVVPLVVVQILLGLALGPSILGRYFPDLWSMLFSEASLQRLMGSSWLAIVLFTFLTGLHWQTAELKPMGRRFAWMSVSSFLVPCLMGIVTGWLLVGMYPETLGSEAGPWQFAIAIGLSISVTALPVLGAILREVDLMEHPLGRVTLGMAAVNDAILWCFLSLFLAGLVGEAESIGSTLMIPLRIVLYLGVMLFVVKPIMRWVLGHCGIVGDGGLVAVFISVFGSALATEQIGLHAALGGFMIGIIIPRPFKHFLIERLEPLTVVLLLPFFFAMTGMKTSFDLTSHTILSITVITVVLGMAGKFLGTTLPALRMGESWPDSIAIGILMQTKGMMEVLLLTIFREANIISAACFSAMMFMAIISTSLTMPMLRLVMPWVGPPSGNVSRSR; this comes from the coding sequence ATGAGTGAAATAGCGATTTTCTTTTCCCAGGCAATCCTTGTTGTCGGGGTTCCCTATCTGGTTTGGCGTATTCCTGGGGTGCGTCGCGTTGTTCCTTTGGTGGTCGTACAAATTTTGCTTGGGTTGGCGCTTGGTCCATCGATTCTGGGACGGTATTTCCCGGATCTGTGGTCGATGTTGTTTTCCGAGGCCTCCTTGCAACGATTGATGGGATCCTCTTGGCTGGCGATCGTCCTGTTCACTTTTCTGACGGGCCTGCATTGGCAGACCGCCGAACTGAAACCGATGGGACGGCGTTTTGCCTGGATGAGCGTGTCGAGTTTTCTGGTTCCCTGCCTGATGGGGATTGTGACGGGCTGGCTTCTGGTTGGGATGTATCCCGAGACCCTGGGTTCGGAGGCTGGTCCCTGGCAGTTTGCGATTGCGATTGGCTTGAGCATCAGTGTGACCGCCTTGCCGGTCCTTGGCGCCATATTGCGCGAGGTGGACCTGATGGAGCATCCCCTGGGTCGGGTGACTTTGGGGATGGCGGCGGTGAACGATGCGATTCTCTGGTGTTTTCTCTCTTTGTTTCTGGCGGGGTTGGTGGGGGAGGCGGAGAGTATCGGCAGTACATTGATGATTCCCCTGCGTATTGTTCTTTACCTGGGGGTCATGCTTTTCGTGGTCAAACCGATCATGCGTTGGGTATTGGGGCATTGCGGCATTGTCGGGGATGGCGGGTTGGTGGCGGTGTTCATTTCGGTGTTCGGGTCGGCCCTGGCGACCGAGCAGATCGGGTTGCATGCCGCTCTTGGCGGGTTCATGATCGGGATCATCATTCCCCGGCCCTTCAAGCATTTTCTCATCGAACGACTGGAACCGCTCACCGTGGTCTTGCTGTTGCCGTTTTTCTTCGCGATGACCGGCATGAAAACCTCGTTTGATCTGACCTCCCATACCATTTTATCCATCACGGTCATTACAGTCGTTCTTGGAATGGCGGGGAAGTTTCTTGGGACGACGTTGCCGGCGCTCAGAATGGGGGAAAGCTGGCCGGATTCGATTGCCATTGGGATTTTGATGCAGACCAAGGGGATGATGGAGGTGCTGTTGCTGACCATCTTTCGCGAAGCCAACATTATTTCCGCCGCATGTTTTTCGGCCATGATGTTCATGGCGATCATTTCCACCTCGTTGACCATGCCCATGCTGCGGCTGGTCATGCCCTGGGTTGGGCCTCCGTCGGGAAACGTGTCGCGCTCAAGGTGA